The Akkermansia sp. N21116 genome includes a region encoding these proteins:
- a CDS encoding HU family DNA-binding protein — translation MNKAQLIEVIQKTLGADATKKQAEEALSAVVEAIKVGVQKSGKVQIMGFGTFATKTRAARTGRNPKTGEAITIPASQTVAFKASSSLKA, via the coding sequence ATGAACAAGGCTCAACTTATCGAAGTAATTCAGAAGACGCTGGGTGCCGATGCAACGAAGAAGCAGGCTGAAGAAGCCCTCTCCGCCGTTGTTGAAGCAATCAAAGTTGGTGTGCAAAAGTCCGGCAAAGTGCAGATTATGGGCTTTGGCACCTTTGCTACCAAGACCCGTGCCGCCCGTACAGGCCGCAACCCCAAGACCGGGGAAGCGATTACCATCCCCGCATCCCAGACGGTTGCTTTTAAGGCTTCTTCTTCTTTGAAGGCTTAA